A portion of the Polaribacter cellanae genome contains these proteins:
- a CDS encoding protein-disulfide reductase DsbD family protein, translating into MKKKFSFFLLFLTLSIFSQTEENPVVWKSSINKVSDTEYDVVFEANILREWHLYSQHNPEGASLPLEISLFNTNENKNQGYKLIGKAKESETHKEYTEIWEKEEIFFKNNATITQRVLITDPSISSIKLSLTGQVCKEACIQVDEVFTFSLKDNKEIIETVSLDDKSKLLSKKLKLNLKNTALLKTDSKEESESNSSLFNIFLLGFVGGLLALLTPCVFPMIPLTVSFFTKQSQSKRKGVSNAILYGVFIVAIYILLSLPFHFLDSLDPEILNTISTNIWLNIFFFAVLVFFAGSFFGYYEITLPSSWGNKMDSASSIGGIIGIFFMALTLAIVSFSCTGPILGSLLAGSLTSDGGAMQLTAGMTGFGVALALPFALFALFPSWLNSLPKSGGWLNTTKVVLGFLELALAFKFLSNSDLVGHWNIFKREIFIGIWVIIFFGLGLYLLGKIKFPHDSPIKKLSFSRVSFGVLVMAFVIYLIPGTFKNPTWNLNALSGFPPPQFYSIYTQESDCPLGLNCYKDFDEGLAAAKETNKPILLDFTGWACVNCRKMEENVWSNPEVYNILKNEYILISLYVDDNEKKLPKDAQFDFKKANGKIKQIRTYGDKWSTFQVVNFKNASQPYYVLMNADLEILNTPQQYTDIETYKDWLQKGIENFNKK; encoded by the coding sequence ATGAAAAAAAAATTTTCCTTTTTCTTATTATTTCTAACACTTTCTATTTTTTCTCAAACCGAAGAAAACCCAGTTGTTTGGAAATCTTCCATTAATAAAGTTTCTGATACTGAATACGATGTTGTTTTTGAAGCAAATATTCTAAGAGAATGGCACCTGTATTCTCAACACAATCCAGAAGGCGCTTCTTTACCATTAGAAATTTCACTTTTTAATACAAATGAAAACAAAAACCAAGGCTATAAATTAATAGGTAAAGCCAAAGAAAGTGAAACCCATAAAGAATATACAGAAATTTGGGAAAAGGAAGAGATTTTTTTTAAAAATAATGCAACAATAACGCAAAGAGTTTTAATTACAGATCCTTCAATTTCTTCCATAAAATTAAGTTTAACTGGGCAAGTTTGTAAAGAAGCTTGTATACAAGTAGACGAGGTATTTACTTTTTCTCTTAAAGATAATAAAGAGATTATAGAAACTGTTTCTTTAGATGATAAAAGTAAACTTTTATCGAAAAAACTAAAATTAAATTTAAAAAATACAGCACTTTTAAAAACAGACTCCAAAGAAGAATCGGAATCTAATAGTTCTTTATTTAACATCTTCTTATTAGGCTTTGTTGGTGGTTTATTAGCACTTTTAACTCCTTGTGTTTTCCCTATGATTCCTTTAACGGTTTCATTTTTTACCAAACAATCTCAAAGTAAAAGAAAAGGAGTTTCTAATGCTATTTTATATGGCGTTTTTATTGTTGCCATTTACATCTTATTAAGTTTACCTTTTCATTTTTTAGATAGTTTGGATCCCGAAATTTTAAATACTATTTCTACAAATATTTGGTTAAACATTTTTTTCTTTGCTGTTTTAGTATTTTTTGCAGGCTCATTTTTTGGTTATTACGAAATTACATTGCCAAGCTCTTGGGGAAATAAAATGGATTCTGCCTCTAGCATTGGAGGTATAATTGGTATTTTCTTTATGGCATTAACGTTGGCGATTGTTTCCTTCTCTTGTACTGGACCCATTTTAGGTTCTTTATTAGCAGGCTCTTTAACATCAGATGGTGGAGCCATGCAACTTACAGCAGGTATGACTGGTTTTGGAGTCGCTTTAGCTTTGCCTTTTGCCTTATTTGCATTGTTTCCTAGTTGGTTAAATTCTTTGCCAAAATCTGGTGGATGGCTCAATACAACCAAAGTAGTTTTAGGTTTCTTAGAATTGGCATTGGCATTTAAGTTTTTATCAAACTCCGATTTAGTTGGACATTGGAACATCTTTAAACGCGAAATTTTTATTGGAATTTGGGTAATTATTTTCTTTGGACTTGGACTATATCTTTTAGGTAAAATTAAATTTCCACACGATTCTCCAATTAAAAAACTCTCTTTTTCTAGAGTTTCGTTTGGTGTTTTAGTAATGGCTTTTGTTATTTATTTAATTCCAGGAACTTTTAAAAATCCTACGTGGAATTTAAATGCGTTAAGCGGTTTTCCACCTCCGCAATTTTATAGTATTTACACGCAAGAAAGCGACTGTCCTTTAGGTTTAAACTGTTACAAAGATTTCGATGAAGGTTTAGCTGCTGCAAAAGAAACCAACAAACCTATTTTGTTAGATTTTACGGGTTGGGCTTGTGTAAATTGTCGTAAAATGGAAGAAAATGTTTGGAGCAATCCAGAAGTATATAACATTCTTAAAAATGAGTATATTTTAATTTCTTTATATGTAGATGATAATGAAAAGAAATTACCAAAAGACGCTCAATTCGATTTTAAGAAAGCTAATGGCAAAATTAAACAGATTAGAACTTATGGAGATAAATGGTCTACATTTCAAGTGGTAAACTTTAAAAACGCCTCACAACCTTATTACGTTTTAATGAATGCCGATTTAGAAATTCTAAATACACCTCAACAATATACAGACATTGAAACCTATAAAGATTGGTTGCAAAAAGGAATTGAAAATTTTAATAAAAAGTAA
- a CDS encoding YifB family Mg chelatase-like AAA ATPase: MLIKVFGSAVFGIEATTITVEVNIDKGVGYHLVGLPDNAVRESSFRISAALNNNNYKLPGKKIIINMAPADIRKEGAAYDLTLAMGILTASNQIKSTNINEYIIMGELSLDGSLQPIRGVLPMAIKAREEGFKYFILPKENAKEAAIVSDLGVLGVENIMEVINHFNEDKKIEPTIVDTRAEFYKKIDFPEFDFSDVKGQESIKRCMEIAAAGGHNIILIGPPGSGKTMLAKRLPSILPPMTLHEALETTKIHSVVGKTKNEGLMYQRPFRSPHHTISNVALVGGGQYPKPGEISLSHNGVLFLDELPEFKRDVLEVMRQPLEDRDVTISRAKFTVTYPCSFMLVASMNPSPSGFFNDPNSPMTSTPQEMQRYLSKISGPLLDRIDIHIEVTPVPFEKLSEERKGESSVEIRKRVTASREIQAKRFEEFENIHYNAQMNVKQIRKFCKLSDESLTLLKTAMEKLNLSARAYDRILKVARTIADLANEEAISPDHIAEAIQYRSLDRDGWLG; this comes from the coding sequence ATGCTCATTAAAGTTTTTGGCTCTGCTGTTTTTGGCATAGAAGCAACCACAATTACAGTTGAAGTAAATATAGATAAAGGGGTTGGTTACCATTTAGTAGGGTTACCAGACAATGCTGTTCGCGAAAGTTCTTTTCGAATTTCTGCAGCTTTAAATAACAACAACTACAAACTTCCAGGTAAAAAAATAATTATAAATATGGCACCTGCAGACATTCGTAAAGAAGGTGCTGCTTACGATTTAACTTTGGCAATGGGTATTTTAACAGCCTCTAACCAAATAAAATCTACCAATATTAATGAATATATTATTATGGGAGAACTTTCTTTAGATGGAAGTTTGCAACCTATAAGAGGTGTTTTGCCTATGGCAATAAAAGCACGTGAAGAAGGTTTTAAATATTTTATTCTACCAAAAGAAAATGCCAAAGAAGCTGCGATTGTTAGTGACTTAGGGGTCTTGGGTGTAGAGAATATTATGGAGGTGATTAATCATTTTAACGAAGACAAAAAAATTGAACCTACCATTGTAGATACAAGAGCAGAGTTTTATAAAAAAATCGATTTTCCAGAATTCGATTTTTCTGATGTAAAAGGGCAAGAATCGATAAAACGATGTATGGAAATTGCTGCAGCTGGCGGACATAATATTATTTTGATTGGTCCTCCAGGATCTGGAAAAACCATGCTAGCCAAAAGACTGCCCTCTATTTTACCTCCTATGACTTTGCATGAAGCTTTGGAAACCACGAAAATTCATTCTGTAGTTGGTAAAACTAAAAACGAAGGTTTAATGTACCAACGTCCATTTAGAAGTCCACACCACACAATCTCGAATGTAGCTTTAGTTGGTGGTGGACAATATCCAAAACCAGGAGAAATTTCACTTTCTCATAATGGTGTTCTTTTTTTAGATGAATTGCCAGAATTTAAAAGAGACGTTTTAGAAGTGATGCGTCAGCCTTTAGAAGATAGAGATGTTACGATTTCTAGAGCAAAATTTACAGTTACATACCCCTGTAGTTTTATGTTGGTTGCAAGTATGAATCCAAGTCCTAGTGGTTTTTTTAACGATCCAAACTCTCCAATGACCTCTACTCCACAGGAAATGCAACGTTATTTAAGTAAAATTTCTGGCCCACTTTTAGACAGGATTGATATTCATATTGAAGTAACACCAGTTCCTTTCGAAAAATTGTCTGAAGAACGAAAAGGAGAATCTTCTGTTGAAATTAGAAAACGTGTTACAGCATCTAGAGAGATACAAGCGAAACGTTTCGAGGAGTTTGAAAACATACATTACAATGCCCAAATGAATGTAAAACAAATAAGGAAATTCTGTAAATTATCTGACGAAAGTTTAACGCTTTTAAAAACAGCGATGGAAAAACTAAACCTTTCTGCAAGAGCGTACGATCGTATTTTAAAAGTTGCTAGAACCATTGCAGATTTGGCAAATGAAGAAGCCATTTCTCCAGACCATATTGCAGAAGCCATTCAATATAGAAGCTTAGACAGAGATGGCTGGTTGGGGTAA
- a CDS encoding phosphoenolpyruvate carboxylase, translating into MSTLPKLSRFNENVLSKYQIYNSIFMTLPFDTISNTGVFLPLFHKVCKKGFQEGKNPTEIVETFFRKYQENPSEKEKTDLLFRFIQYIERQVVLFDAIEDAAFPIVNNMDGVGTLRSSEELAIIGNKKEELKSYLEEFKVRVVLTAHPTQFYPGSVLGIITDLDKAIQNDDLLLIKNLLAQLGKTPFYKKTKPSPFDEAVSLIWYLENVFYHSVSKIYNYIQNNVYDGKPIDNEIIDLGFWPGGDRDGNPFVTTKITLDVAERLRQTILRNYYRDVRRLKRRFTFDGVQEILLKVEKRLYKHVVRSYTKVNFNQKILLEELEKAREIIETKHQSLFIDELNDFINKVRIFGFHFATLDLRQDSRVHHTAFTQIVKDMQEMGDTTFPKNYLHLSEEEQIEILSLVKGNIDPANLTDEISVKTIESMYALKEIQTRNGERGANRYIISNNQTALNVMEAFAMLNLCGFENELPVDVIPLFETVEDLINAEDVMRTLYSNRVYRHHLSKRKNKQTIMLGFSDGTKDGGYLMANWGIFKAKEALTKVSREFDIEVIFFDGRGGPPARGGGKTHQFYASLGPTIEDKEIQLTVQGQTISSNFGTKNSAQYNLEQLLSSGIKNEVFTKDQLNNNHRKLIDDLASTSYQTYVDFKNHPKFLPYLEKMSTLKYYAKTNIGSRPSKRSSSAELDFSALRAIPFVGSWSQLKQNVPGFFGVGTALKKYEDANRFDEIVAFYNTSDFFKTLLENSMMSLTKSFFELTAYMANDKEFGEFWKLIHEEYKTTKRLLLKLAGHTELMENFPIGKASIEIREQIVLPLLTIQQYALKKIQELQKTEGNEEALEIFEKMVMRSLFGNINASRNSA; encoded by the coding sequence ATGTCTACATTACCAAAACTTTCACGATTTAATGAAAATGTGTTGTCTAAATATCAAATTTACAACAGTATTTTTATGACTTTACCATTCGATACGATTAGTAATACTGGTGTTTTCTTACCATTATTCCATAAAGTATGCAAAAAAGGGTTTCAAGAAGGTAAAAATCCTACAGAAATTGTAGAAACATTTTTTAGGAAGTATCAAGAAAATCCTTCAGAAAAAGAAAAAACCGATTTACTATTTCGCTTTATACAATATATAGAGCGTCAAGTTGTTTTATTTGATGCAATTGAAGACGCTGCATTTCCTATTGTAAATAATATGGATGGTGTTGGTACTTTAAGAAGTTCCGAAGAATTGGCAATTATTGGAAACAAAAAGGAAGAACTAAAATCGTATTTAGAAGAATTTAAAGTACGTGTAGTTTTAACTGCGCATCCAACACAGTTTTATCCAGGTTCTGTTTTAGGAATTATTACAGATTTAGACAAAGCAATACAAAACGACGATTTACTTTTAATTAAAAACTTGTTAGCTCAATTAGGAAAAACACCTTTTTATAAAAAAACAAAACCATCTCCTTTCGATGAAGCTGTAAGTTTAATATGGTATTTAGAGAATGTATTCTACCATTCTGTATCAAAAATCTACAACTATATTCAAAATAACGTTTACGATGGCAAACCAATAGATAACGAAATTATAGATTTAGGTTTTTGGCCTGGAGGAGATAGAGATGGAAATCCATTTGTAACCACGAAAATTACGTTAGATGTTGCAGAGAGATTGCGTCAAACTATTTTAAGAAACTATTATAGAGATGTAAGAAGGTTAAAAAGACGTTTTACGTTTGATGGTGTTCAAGAAATTTTATTAAAAGTTGAAAAAAGGCTTTACAAACATGTTGTTAGAAGTTATACAAAAGTAAACTTTAATCAAAAAATACTATTAGAAGAATTAGAAAAAGCGAGAGAAATAATCGAAACAAAACATCAATCTTTATTTATTGATGAATTGAATGATTTTATAAATAAAGTTAGAATTTTCGGTTTCCACTTTGCAACTTTAGATCTTAGACAAGATAGTCGAGTACATCATACAGCATTTACGCAAATCGTAAAAGATATGCAAGAAATGGGCGACACCACTTTCCCGAAAAACTATTTACATCTTTCAGAAGAAGAGCAAATAGAAATTCTTTCTTTGGTAAAAGGAAATATAGATCCTGCTAATTTAACGGACGAGATTTCAGTAAAAACGATCGAGTCTATGTACGCGTTAAAAGAAATTCAAACAAGAAATGGAGAACGTGGCGCAAATCGTTACATTATAAGTAATAACCAAACTGCTTTAAATGTAATGGAAGCTTTTGCGATGCTAAATTTATGTGGTTTCGAAAATGAATTGCCAGTAGATGTAATTCCGCTTTTTGAAACTGTAGAAGATTTAATAAATGCAGAAGATGTAATGCGAACCTTATATTCGAATAGAGTTTACAGACATCATTTATCGAAAAGAAAAAACAAACAAACTATTATGTTAGGTTTTTCTGACGGAACCAAAGATGGTGGTTATTTAATGGCAAATTGGGGAATCTTTAAAGCAAAAGAAGCACTTACAAAAGTTTCTAGAGAATTTGATATCGAAGTAATTTTCTTTGACGGACGTGGAGGACCTCCTGCAAGAGGAGGAGGAAAAACACATCAATTTTATGCATCTTTAGGACCAACAATCGAAGACAAAGAAATTCAATTAACGGTTCAGGGGCAAACAATTAGCTCTAACTTCGGAACAAAAAATTCTGCACAATACAACTTAGAACAATTATTAAGTTCTGGTATTAAAAATGAAGTTTTTACCAAAGATCAATTAAATAACAATCATAGAAAATTAATAGACGATTTAGCCTCTACAAGCTACCAAACGTATGTCGATTTTAAAAATCACCCAAAGTTTTTACCCTATTTAGAAAAAATGAGTACCCTAAAATACTATGCAAAAACCAATATTGGAAGTAGACCAAGCAAACGATCTTCGTCTGCAGAATTAGATTTTTCTGCACTAAGAGCCATTCCTTTTGTAGGAAGTTGGAGTCAATTGAAACAAAACGTTCCAGGTTTTTTTGGAGTTGGAACTGCTTTAAAAAAATACGAAGATGCCAATCGTTTCGATGAAATTGTAGCGTTTTATAACACTTCCGATTTCTTTAAAACCTTACTTGAAAATAGTATGATGAGTTTAACAAAGTCTTTTTTCGAATTAACAGCATATATGGCTAATGATAAAGAGTTTGGTGAATTCTGGAAATTAATTCACGAAGAGTATAAAACTACTAAAAGATTATTACTAAAATTAGCTGGTCATACAGAACTCATGGAAAATTTTCCTATTGGAAAAGCTTCTATTGAAATTAGAGAGCAAATTGTATTGCCTTTATTAACGATACAGCAATATGCTTTAAAGAAAATCCAAGAGTTACAAAAAACGGAAGGAAACGAAGAAGCATTAGAAATCTTCGAAAAAATGGTAATGCGTTCGCTTTTCGGAAATATTAATGCGAGTAGAAATTCGGCTTAA
- a CDS encoding TlpA family protein disulfide reductase — protein MKKVILLLAIITMVSCEPEKKVDYALISGKIENTSAKKLAIHSQLNWGNKKEITLSEDGSFSDTLDLATDFYVLKENNNIVPLYLPKGSEITITYDAKKKDSTIQLAGNANTVNNYILEKGKLSSKLMGDQKDFFSKNEADFKEHALKIKLGEEELLNKTDGIPEDFKASELKSIKYNHLSFLKSYKPAHSYYIKDRNFKPSEGFLSGLDTLELENESDFLFSQSYRALVASKLKEKSKEFIEKDSTIARDIAYLKTIANLKNQKIKNNLLYADAQYGINYTENLEDYYAIFSKNSTDEANNAKIDAEYKKIKYLVKGNPSPKFTDYENNAGGTKSLDDLKGKYVFIDVWATWCGPCIAQIPSLKKLEKEFHDKNIEFVSISIDTKKDYDKWKKMIVDRELSGLQLIADNDWESKFIQDYGIKGIPRFILIDPQGIIVNADAPRPSDKKLVEILNELNL, from the coding sequence CTCTTGCGAACCTGAAAAGAAAGTAGATTACGCTCTAATTTCTGGAAAAATTGAAAATACTTCAGCAAAAAAACTAGCTATTCACAGTCAATTAAACTGGGGAAATAAAAAAGAAATTACACTATCTGAAGATGGTTCTTTTTCCGATACTTTAGATTTAGCAACAGACTTTTACGTGCTAAAAGAAAACAATAATATAGTTCCTTTATATCTTCCAAAAGGCTCTGAAATAACTATTACATACGATGCAAAAAAGAAAGATTCTACCATTCAATTAGCAGGTAACGCAAATACTGTTAATAATTACATCCTTGAAAAAGGGAAGTTAAGTTCTAAATTGATGGGAGATCAAAAAGATTTTTTCTCTAAAAACGAAGCCGATTTTAAAGAACATGCTTTAAAAATAAAACTTGGAGAAGAAGAGTTACTTAATAAAACAGATGGAATTCCAGAAGATTTTAAAGCCAGTGAATTAAAAAGCATCAAATACAATCATCTTTCTTTCTTAAAGAGCTATAAACCTGCTCATAGTTATTATATTAAAGATAGAAACTTTAAACCTTCAGAAGGTTTTCTAAGTGGTTTAGATACTTTAGAGCTTGAAAATGAGAGTGACTTCCTATTTTCTCAATCTTATAGAGCGCTAGTAGCTTCCAAACTTAAAGAAAAATCAAAGGAATTTATTGAAAAAGATTCTACTATTGCAAGAGACATTGCCTATTTAAAAACGATTGCAAACTTAAAAAATCAGAAAATTAAAAACAATTTATTGTATGCAGATGCGCAATATGGAATTAACTATACAGAAAATTTAGAGGATTATTATGCTATTTTCAGCAAAAACTCTACAGACGAAGCAAATAATGCAAAAATTGATGCTGAGTATAAAAAAATTAAGTATTTAGTAAAAGGAAATCCTTCTCCTAAATTTACAGATTACGAAAACAATGCTGGTGGTACAAAATCTTTAGACGATTTAAAAGGTAAGTATGTTTTTATAGATGTTTGGGCAACTTGGTGTGGACCTTGTATTGCACAAATTCCTTCTTTAAAAAAGCTAGAAAAAGAATTTCACGATAAAAATATCGAGTTTGTAAGCATTTCTATTGATACAAAAAAAGACTACGATAAGTGGAAAAAAATGATTGTTGATAGAGAATTAAGTGGTTTACAATTAATTGCAGATAATGATTGGGAATCTAAGTTTATACAAGATTATGGAATAAAAGGAATTCCTCGTTTTATATTAATTGATCCTCAAGGAATTATTGTAAATGCAGATGCACCAAGACCTTCAGACAAAAAATTAGTGGAGATTTTAAATGAATTAAACCTTTAA